gaggtggtgaaatatAAATGATTTCTTTAAAGTTTCATCATAAATCAGTCTGTCGGTATATGTGAGCAGACACTGATTGCTCCTTGATGTCTCCTGAGCCTGATCTCTGTCTCCTGATGTCTGGAGGTGGCTCCAGCGGCGCCTGTTGTCCCGCTGGGGAGGCGACATATTTCTGCAGCTGGATGGCTCTCTTGCAATGTGAAACTGCCATGCAGCAACACCAACAGGGTTTCTGTCGCAGCCGTGGGGACGCATTAAATGTCTACGTggatcaaaacaacaacagaaagaaaacGGGAACTGACAGCACTTCGACGTATTCAGGAGAGCGCGTGTGCCGTCACGTTAACACTGTAACACCGGTAGCCTCCATTAGGACGCTTTTATTGAGGCGGTGCACAGGCTGTGGCCACATACCGGGGCGGTGATGTGTAGCCTGTGATGAGGATAACATCACACTTAATATTTTTCATCTCATTTACTGTGGAATCTTTAACATTAGCGATTTAGGGCAACACATTTAAGGTGATTAAGGGGTCAACCCCACTGTCTGTCAAAGACATTGATCACTGCTTCATAACTGCCACATGTCACaccttcttcctctgtgtgtgtgtgtgtgtgtgtagacagagagagaggagtgttttgaaaaattagagccacacaggaaaaaaggaaaaacaaaaaatccacGAGGCATTGTTTTCCATAACAATGCTTTCCAACCTCCGAGAGAGACTTACATCATAACAATTATCTCATCCTATAGACGTGACCATATTAAACAAATTAAGACACCCCCCTCTCGTTAATTACAACGTGATTAAATGTCTTAATTGCGTTACCGATGATGTGGCTTAATTAGAAGAGACATAAGATAATAGCCTGCTATGACAAGTATATAGATTCGCAATTAAATAGtgctaattattttaaaatatccaCTTTTGTCGTCGCTCACTGAGGAACTAGTGTCCGTTTTGTCCATGcagaaaacaatacaaaatagtGCAAAATAGGTAAGAATTCCCCCACAAAATTAAGCAATTTATTTCTGGTATTTTCCTCAAGTTAGTCTAAGATTAATACAATTGTCATAGCaacaaaggaggaaaagaagCAAGCGAAATTTTATAAATAATCTGAGCCAGCCcagttaaattaatttaaacgcAGGTGTCATAATAAAATCATTGTAATATATATTTGAATTTacaatttatgtattttaatctAAATGGAGGACAGGAGCTGTCCATGGTATTCTCCTCAGAGACGCAATTTTCTATTTTGCATTCCATCTATTTACAATAatcaactgtaaaaaataatttcaggtGCAATAATCAGAATACAAAAAAAGTCCCTGAACTTCATAAGACGTGGTGGTGGTAACGAGGTGTTGGTGGTAAGAAGTAGTCATTTGAAATAAATGCCTTGTCGCAGACTGCCCATGCGCAGAGTCCccagcggcggcggcggcggtggtggtggaggtggtggtggtgtggctAATGAAGAATAATAAATCATGAAAGGGTTTTTCAGGTACAGCTGaaaagagtgtgtgtatgtgagagggtgagagacagagagctgtgCATgtgcagggagagggagagagagggtgtgtgtgtgtgtgtgtgtgtgtgtgtgtgtgagtgagagagtaagagagggagagagatagaggcGGAGAGAGACTCAGTCTGCCCTTCGCCTCAGAGCAGAGGCAGTTCGGGTCCCCGCAGCATTCAACGTAGTCGAAGAGGTACAGCACAGAGACTGTCACCGCCATTACTTCTCACTTACGGTCATTTCAAGACGGAAACTTTTGACACAAAACCCAAACAGGTCAACGAAAGCGGCAACAGTTTCAAACTTGAAGTATTTTGGAAATCCTAAGAGACGGAGAGAAACTTtttttgaattttgtttttggcGTCGTCTATGAGGAGTTctggcacaaaaaaaatccacggcaaaaaaaaaaaaatatttatataagaGGGTtgcaggagaaaaaaacaggttattttttttgtttttgaacaaTCGCGCCACAAGTCCACAACGGAAAAGGTATCGGCTGCGCTCAGTTGCATGGCTGGTTGGTGCCTGCGATATCTCATTCGCCAAAAAGACGAGACACCTCCATACCTCCGCTAGTAATAATAAATAGATGTGATAACTTCAGTGTTGGACGACCGTCTTCAGCCTACACTTTATTCGACAGTGACTTGAGATTCCTGCGAAGCAATTGGGCTTCAACTCCCGACTGAGGAGGCGGAGTCTTAACTTATTAAAAGGAACTTGCCGAGGCTCGGACGCCTGCaaatatgatgatgatgtctcTGAACAGCAAGCAGCCTTTTGCCATGGCTCACACCAGCTTGCCCGAACCCAAGTACTCGTTGCATTCCTCATCCTCCACTTCCAATGCGCCCTCGTCCTCCTGCTCGTCCTCCCGACACAGCAGCaccatcatcagcagcagcggcagcagcagctcgGAGGCGATGCGCAGAGCCTGTCTCCCAACCCCACCGGTACGTATTCTGCATAATCACTGCTTAAAGGCACATTTTGACAGCCCACTTTTTtgcttgatgtttttttcatgtctgcACAGCAAATCACCCAACACCtccatatttttttcctctgctcaaCTTATGTATTCAGTCGGCTTTGCCTTGCGTATTAATTTTTATGACCTGGGATGTTGcatgtgtcttgttttgtgtgcTCCTTTTttaggatttctttttttcacattcTGGAAATGTTTTAAACCGAGGAGTGGAGGGAGAATTCCCTGCTGACAGTTATGTGTGCATTCTATTTGCAATTGCAGAGCAATATATTCGGAGGCTTGGATGAGAGTTTGTTGGCCCGGGCTGAAGCTCTAGCGGCGGTGGATATAGTCTCGCAGACCAAGAGCCACCACCACCCTCCACATCACAGTCCCTTCAAGCCGGACGCAACCTACCACACCATGAACACTCTCCCCTGCacctcgtcttcctcctcctcctcctcggtgCCTATTTCTCATCCGTCCGCCTTGGCTggccaccaccatcaccaccaccatcaccaccaccaccagcctcaCCAGGCACTGGAGGGGGACCTGCTGGACCACATCACCCCGGGACTGGCACTAGGAGCCATGGCAGGGCCGGATGGCTCGGTGGTTTCCACGCCTGCGCACCCTGCCCACATGGCGGGCATGAACCACATGCACCAGGCAGCCATCAACATGGCTCATGCCCACGGGCTACCACCGCACATGGGCATGAGCGACGTGGACGCCGATCCAAGGGACTTGGAAGCCTTCGCAGAGAGGTTTAAGCAGAGACGGATCAAACTCGGGGTTACCCAGGCGGATGTAGGGTCAGCGTTAGCCAGCCTGAAGATTCCTGGGGTGGGCTCCCTCAGCCAAAGCACCATCTGCCGATTCGAGTCCCTCACGCTCTCTCACAACAACATGATTGCTTTGAAGCCCATCCTGCAAGCGTGGCTAGAAGAAGCCGAGAAATCACACAGGGAGAAACTTAATAAACCCGAATTGTTCAACGGCGCGGAGAAAAAGAGGAAGCGCACGTCGATAGCCGCGCCAGAGAAGAGATCATTGGAGGCCTATTTTGCCATTCAGCCGCGTCCCTCCTCGGAGAAAATCGCTGCAATCGCAGAAAAGCTGGACCTCAAAAAGAACGTGGTGCGGGTCTGGTTTTGCAACCAGCGACAGAAACAGAAACGAATGAAATACTCTGCATGCGTCTAAAAAAAATATCGCTTTAAACCACCACCCACCAAAAGACTTGGAACTGTTTAGAGACGATTTGTATCATATTTCCTATCTCACACCTTTTTTTCAATCATCGATGACTTTGTGCTTTGAACTTCGAAAAATTCCTAAAATTGAACAATGACTGAAAAACtcgagaaaaaaacacaacccacAGTCACGTCTTTTACTCGCAAAGGAGAGACGTGGAGTCAAGTAAAGCATCGTTTGACAGAGCAAGTAAGAACCACTGTTTCCACACTTACTATGCTTCACCTTTTTAATGTCAACGCAGTATGACTTACAGGACTCTAtatgctttcatttttatttgtgattaatTTCCAATGAGGACTATTAGTTTGCATTAGCAGAAATACCCCCCAATGAAAATAGCATTATTTACACACAGCGGGGCTAGTTTAACTCAAAGCACTTGGTTGGTGACTAttggtgtttatatttttggcTTATAGGATAAGCTACATTTTCCCTCTTGAGTTCATGACGATGCAGTCTGACATTTATTCAGGGTCCATGAGGGGATTAAGAGGATAACACACTACTTGGTCTCGAAAGCTAATATTAGATTACTGCCAAAT
The window above is part of the Epinephelus moara isolate mb chromosome 5, YSFRI_EMoa_1.0, whole genome shotgun sequence genome. Proteins encoded here:
- the pou4f2 gene encoding POU domain, class 4, transcription factor 2, which gives rise to MMMMSLNSKQPFAMAHTSLPEPKYSLHSSSSTSNAPSSSCSSSRHSSTIISSSGSSSSEAMRRACLPTPPSNIFGGLDESLLARAEALAAVDIVSQTKSHHHPPHHSPFKPDATYHTMNTLPCTSSSSSSSSVPISHPSALAGHHHHHHHHHHHQPHQALEGDLLDHITPGLALGAMAGPDGSVVSTPAHPAHMAGMNHMHQAAINMAHAHGLPPHMGMSDVDADPRDLEAFAERFKQRRIKLGVTQADVGSALASLKIPGVGSLSQSTICRFESLTLSHNNMIALKPILQAWLEEAEKSHREKLNKPELFNGAEKKRKRTSIAAPEKRSLEAYFAIQPRPSSEKIAAIAEKLDLKKNVVRVWFCNQRQKQKRMKYSACV